The following are encoded in a window of Halorarum salinum genomic DNA:
- a CDS encoding carbohydrate-binding protein, producing MTVWLVQLGNGEYEPNLFDVEISDTANPFGNYAVAYIDDQSGDRYDAYPYGTRVDIYYAEEEDVDALLEVESGETYTIEAGETEEYQMALVDGTLEVDGTLELTDEGFERRFTGYVVERREGDRNGADELEVTVHSFDQFLRRNRVSNDQSGNTIEEALEDIITTDTPVAYAAANVDVVDNQTLTQSYRGEKVEDVLRSLAFKSGDEGFGVDSAVEFFFRPREAEAAPRGISNSQWTDYDIPEVGNEAINEVTVFFDGGDESVTVDAGDAKLDLQESLRLAGPGTQSEEITREELTDIADAQAVGEQYLRYRNTTLTGEVTTFGLNDAEPGDVINIQIDERGIDDDFRIAANEMRWGEDSNTLTIVEKRGDQDDLLVRLSDTLDRVESREANRDGVNNRVTSTTAGAIIDVTGEIDASGGIDSASDRWVNAGFRLVRDAWSSRGSPIDIAEIAVGDDASGLSRTNDALANETARNAVTETLSGDTGVEYAADFDVADVREAGLFDSAGVMVCRAVFDSAGEGLSGTNEVAVALDVSNDESVSRGVLTDAGQEAVRDIIADNSPSLPTQYAYGSDNTAPLTSDTALGNEVVTRDLDKLLIQSASDASSWVAVVGEADETTPLTNTAGDHEALQSNFVFEAEDADTRDAGINIESDSSASGGEATIWINTEGRGSTWEFESDYVIPADEFFVAVRTSSTGTATPTITAYLDRGATGTNLEELAPVGVAGGTFTWQTRTPTLADNLDSGTHALRIEVTEVSENDEDNFYFDVVSIGDNRYSYTFDDDNGGSSGYLDGPELYPELQETEFETASTRRDVTEASVESDWNDTSGEQYIELANDPDGEGYLKTENSDTASETFAGAQTDVNVRIGIGRYGTRSDATPQEGFNGQAVDWFDLFANPDAITPESTNSASVRSIVGPGEIVGETIREAGQLAADDTALTRSVMAEFTVGSGQRVESSETVTWQND from the coding sequence ATGACCGTCTGGCTGGTCCAGCTCGGCAACGGTGAGTACGAGCCGAACCTCTTCGACGTCGAGATCTCCGACACGGCGAATCCCTTCGGCAACTACGCTGTCGCCTACATCGACGACCAGTCGGGAGACCGCTACGACGCCTACCCGTACGGGACGCGCGTTGACATCTACTACGCCGAGGAGGAGGACGTCGACGCGCTCCTCGAGGTCGAGTCGGGCGAGACCTACACAATCGAGGCGGGCGAGACAGAGGAGTACCAGATGGCGCTCGTCGACGGCACGCTCGAGGTCGATGGCACGCTCGAACTCACTGACGAGGGATTCGAGCGGCGGTTTACGGGATACGTCGTCGAACGCCGTGAGGGTGACCGGAACGGCGCCGACGAGCTGGAGGTCACGGTCCACAGCTTCGACCAGTTCCTCCGGCGGAACCGCGTCTCAAACGACCAGTCTGGGAACACCATCGAGGAGGCGCTCGAAGACATCATCACGACTGACACGCCAGTTGCGTACGCCGCTGCAAACGTCGACGTCGTCGATAACCAGACGCTCACCCAGAGCTATCGGGGAGAGAAAGTCGAGGACGTCCTCCGCAGCCTAGCGTTCAAGTCCGGCGACGAGGGGTTCGGCGTTGACTCGGCCGTCGAGTTCTTCTTCCGGCCCAGAGAGGCCGAGGCTGCACCGCGCGGCATCTCGAACTCGCAGTGGACCGACTACGACATCCCAGAGGTTGGCAACGAGGCCATCAACGAGGTGACGGTCTTCTTCGATGGTGGTGATGAGTCGGTGACGGTCGACGCAGGAGATGCCAAACTCGACCTCCAGGAGAGTCTCCGGCTGGCCGGGCCAGGCACCCAAAGCGAGGAAATAACCCGCGAAGAACTCACCGACATCGCCGACGCGCAGGCGGTCGGTGAGCAGTACCTCCGATACCGAAACACCACGTTGACGGGGGAGGTCACGACCTTCGGATTGAACGATGCCGAGCCGGGAGACGTCATCAACATCCAGATCGACGAGCGCGGCATCGACGACGACTTCCGAATCGCGGCGAACGAGATGCGCTGGGGCGAGGACAGCAACACCCTCACGATCGTCGAGAAGCGAGGGGACCAGGACGACCTGCTCGTCCGGCTGAGCGATACGCTCGACCGCGTCGAGTCGCGGGAGGCAAACCGAGACGGCGTCAACAACCGGGTGACGAGCACGACCGCCGGAGCGATTATCGACGTCACGGGAGAGATCGACGCCAGCGGCGGCATTGACTCGGCGTCCGACCGGTGGGTGAACGCTGGCTTCCGACTCGTTCGCGATGCGTGGAGCAGTCGGGGTAGCCCCATCGACATCGCTGAGATAGCCGTCGGTGACGACGCAAGCGGGCTCTCTCGGACGAACGATGCACTGGCGAACGAGACGGCACGGAACGCCGTCACGGAGACTTTGTCGGGTGACACAGGCGTTGAGTATGCAGCTGACTTCGACGTGGCTGACGTCCGTGAGGCCGGCCTCTTCGACTCGGCTGGCGTGATGGTCTGTCGGGCGGTGTTCGATAGTGCTGGCGAGGGGTTAAGCGGGACGAACGAGGTGGCAGTCGCGCTCGATGTGTCCAACGATGAGAGCGTCTCCAGAGGCGTGTTGACCGATGCCGGTCAGGAGGCAGTCCGGGACATCATCGCGGATAACTCCCCCAGCCTCCCAACACAGTACGCCTACGGGTCCGATAACACCGCGCCACTGACGAGTGATACAGCCCTCGGGAATGAGGTGGTCACACGCGATCTCGATAAACTGCTGATACAGAGTGCGAGTGATGCGTCGAGTTGGGTGGCTGTCGTTGGTGAGGCCGACGAGACAACACCACTGACGAACACCGCGGGGGATCACGAGGCACTGCAATCCAACTTCGTCTTCGAGGCTGAAGACGCCGACACGCGGGACGCCGGCATCAATATCGAGTCGGATAGCAGCGCCTCCGGGGGAGAGGCGACCATCTGGATCAACACCGAGGGGCGGGGGTCGACGTGGGAGTTCGAATCCGACTACGTCATCCCAGCAGACGAGTTCTTCGTCGCAGTACGAACGTCGAGTACGGGCACAGCGACGCCGACGATAACGGCATATCTCGACCGGGGTGCGACCGGGACTAATCTCGAAGAACTCGCCCCCGTCGGCGTCGCAGGGGGGACCTTCACCTGGCAAACCCGCACACCAACCCTTGCGGATAATCTCGACTCCGGAACGCACGCGCTCCGAATCGAGGTGACGGAGGTCTCGGAAAACGACGAGGACAACTTCTACTTCGACGTCGTCTCAATCGGCGATAACCGCTATAGCTACACCTTCGACGACGACAACGGCGGGTCCAGTGGCTATCTCGACGGGCCGGAACTCTACCCCGAACTCCAAGAGACCGAGTTCGAGACGGCAAGCACGCGGCGAGACGTCACCGAGGCGTCCGTCGAATCCGACTGGAACGACACCAGCGGCGAGCAGTACATCGAACTCGCGAACGACCCTGACGGCGAGGGGTACCTCAAGACGGAGAATAGCGACACAGCGAGTGAGACGTTTGCCGGGGCGCAGACCGACGTCAACGTCCGCATCGGAATCGGGCGCTACGGCACGAGGTCCGACGCCACGCCCCAGGAAGGGTTCAACGGGCAGGCGGTCGACTGGTTCGACCTGTTCGCGAATCCGGACGCGATCACGCCGGAGAGCACGAACTCCGCGTCCGTCCGGTCGATCGTCGGCCCTGGCGAGATCGTCGGCGAGACCATCCGCGAGGCGGGTCAGTTGGCTGCTGATGACACGGCGCTCACGCGGTCGGTCATGGCCGAATTCACGGTTGGATCAGGACAACGGGTCGAGTCCAGCGAGACCGTCACCTGGCAGAACGACTGA